In Geothermobacter ehrlichii, the sequence CGGCGCCGTGCGTCAGCGGATCACCCTGATGCAGGGCGTTTCCAAGGAAAAGGGCAAGGAGCTGGTCAAGGCGATCAAGGCCACCCGCCTGAAGGTGCAGGCGCAGATCATGGACGACCAGGTGCGGGTCAGCGGCAAGAAGATCGATGATCTGCAGGCAGTCATCCAGACCCTCAAGAGCCAGGATTTCGGCCTCGAACTGCAGTTCGTCAACATGCGTTCCTGAAGGCAGGCGCCAGGCTTTGGGGTGAACCGGTGCCCGAAGCCCGGTGTCCAAAGCGTGTAGAGTGGTGAACATGACATACAAAGTCGCGCTGGTCAGTCTTGGCTGCCCGAAGAATCTGGTCGACGCCGAAGTGATGCTGGGGCACCTGCCCCCCGAGCGCTACCAGATCATCACCGAGGAAGCGAAGGCCGACATCATCATCGTCAATACCTGTTCCTTCATCCGCGAGGCGAAGGAGGAGTCGATCCAGACCATCCTCGAGGTGGCGGACTACAAGGAGAAGGGCCGCTGCCGGCTGCTGGCGGTCACCGGCTGCCTGCCGCAGCGCTATCGCGAGGAGCTGGCGGCGGAGCTGCCGGAGGTCGACCTGTTCATGGGAACGGGCGATGCGCCGCGCATCGCCGCGCTGCTGGACGAGGCGCTGGCCGGAAAGGGCGGACAGCTGGCGGCGGTCGGCCTGCCCGACTTTCTTTACGACCACAGTACACCGCGGGTGAAGTCGTCGCCCCACTATTCGGCTTATGTCAAGATCGCCGAGGGCTGCGCCAACCACTGCTCCTACTGCATCATTCCGCAGCTGCGCGGCACCCTGCGCTCCCGCAGCATCGACTCGGTGGAAGAGGAGGTGCGGCGGCTGGTCGCCCAGGGGGTGAAGGAGATCAATCTCATCGCCCAGGATGTCACCGCCTTCGGTGCCGAGCGCAACGACGGCGGAAACCTGGTCGCCCTGCTGCGGCGGCTGGTGCGGATCGACGGCGTGCACTGGCTGCGCCTGCTCTATGCCTATCCGGACGGTATCGACGACGAGCTGATCGACCTGATCGCCGGCGAGGAGAAGATCTGCAACTATCTCGACATCCCGCTGCAGCACATCGACGACGCCATTCTCTCCCGCATGAACCGGCGGGTCGGCGAGGCCGAAACGCGCGAGCTGATCGAGCGCATCCGCCGGCGGATTCCGGACGTCACCCTGCGCACCTCCTTCATCGTCGGTTTTCCGGGCGAGAGCGAAGCGCAGTTCGAAAAGCTGCTCGCCTTTGTCCGCGAGGGGCATTTCGAGCGGGTCGGGGTCTTCCGCTATTCCCGCGAGGAAGGGACGCCGGCCGCCACCCTGCCCGACCAGATCGGCGAACGGGTGAAAAAATCGCGTTACAGCAAGCTGATGAAGGCCCAGGCGCGGGTTTCCTTCCGCAAGAACCGGGCTCTGGTCGGCCGGATCGAGCCGGTGCTGGTCGAAGGCTACAGCGAGGAGACCGACCTGCTGCTGCAGGGACGGAGCATCCGCCAGGCGCCCGATGTCGACGGCCTGGTCTACATCACCGCCGGCAACGCCAATGTCGGTGACATCGTTCCCCTGCGCATCACCGATTCCTCCGAGTACGACCTGATCGGCGAAATCTGTGAGGACGACTGAGTTGCCGTCGCCGGCCATGCGGGTGCGTCGCTTCTCTGCCTGTCTGTTGCTTCTGGTTCTGGTCCTGCTGCTGACCGCCGGCTGTCGCGACCGGCGGCCGGAGCCGGTGCGGCGCACGCGTATGCTGATGGGGACCATCGTCGAGGTGGTCGCCTTCGGCGACAGGAAGCCGACGCTGGCGGCGATCGACCGTGCCCTCGACGAGATGGCGCGCATCGAGGAGCTGATGTCGCCGCGGCGGCCCGGCAGCGATCTGGCCCGCCTCGCCGCCGCCCGTGACTTCGTGACTCTCAGTCCCGAAACCGCCAGGCTGCTGCGCCTGTCTCTGGCCATCAACCGGCGCAGCGGAGGCGCTTTCGACCCGACCCTCGGTGCGCTCAAGCGGTTGTGGGACATCGAGGGGGAGCATCCGGCGGTTCCGGACGAGGCGGCGCTGCGCCGGGCCCTGGCTCTGACCGGTCCCGACAGGCTGCTGCTCGACGGCGACCGCGCCAGGGTCGCCGCCCCGGGCGTCGGGGTCGATCTGGGGGGGATCGCCAAGGGGTACGCCATCGACCGCGCCGCAGCGGTGTTGCGGCAGGCGGGGATAACTCATGCCTCGATCAACGCCGGCGGTGATTTGCGGCTGATCGGCGACCGCTTCGGCCGGCCCTGGCGCATCGGCATCCAGCATCCCCGCCGGCAGGGGGAGATGCTGGCGATTCTCGAGCTGGAGGACGCCGCCGTGGTCACCTCCGGCGACTACGAGCGTTATTTCATGGCCGACGGGAAGCGCTACCATCACATCTTCGATCCGGCCACCGGCCGTCCCGCCCGGGGCTGCCAGAGCGTCACCGTGGTCGCCGGCGACGCCGTCCGTGCCGACGCGCTGGCGACGGCCGCCTTCGTCCTCGGCCCAAAGCGGGGACTCGAGCTGCTGCGGCGCGAGGGAGTCGAGGGGGTGCTGGTCGCCGCCGATGGCCGCACCCTGGTCACCGAGGGGCTGAAAGGGCGCATCCAATGGCGCTAAAGGCGGTCTGGGCGCGCATGACCTCTCTCGACCGGCTGGTGTTCGCCGTTCTGGTCACGCTCGCCCTGCTGTTGCTGCTGGCGACCCTTCTCCTTCCTTCCGGGCGCACGGTGCTGGTCGAGCGGGACGGCCGGATCGTCTTCCGGGCGCCTCTCGATACGCCGCGGCAGGTCAGCATCGACGGTCCGCTGGGAACGACGCGTCTGGTGCTGGACGGCGCCGGGGTGAGGATTGCCGAATCGCCCTGTCCGCATAAGGTCTGCATCGGTATGGGGCGGATTGACCGGGCGGGAGAATGGCTCGCCTGCGTGCCCAACCACATCCTGGTTCGGGTGACCGGCGACGGCGAGGCGGGGGAAAGGGACTATGACCTCATCAGCCGCTGATCCGGAACGGTTGCGCAAAAGCCGCCGGGAAGTCTTTCTCGCCCTGTTCATCGCCCAGGCGGTGGCGCTGCACACCTTCGAATATCTTCTCCCCTCGCCGGCGCCCTGGTTCCGTCTCGGCTTCGCCAATATTCTGACCCTGGTCGCCCTCTTTCTGTTCGACGCCGGCGGCGCCTGGACGGTGGCGCTGAGCCGCATCCTCGTCTCGTCCCTGCTGCTGGGGCGGTTTCTGACGCCCGGATTCTTCCTCTCCCTGAGCGGCGGGGTGCTGGCGACTGCGATCATGATTCTGGCCCGCCGGCTTGCGGGTGACCGTCTCAGCCCCATCGGCGTCTCGCTGCTGGGGGCTGCCGGTCACGCCTTCGGCCAGCTGCTCTGCGCCTGGCTGCTGCTGGTCCGGCACGCGGGGCTCTGGACCCTCTTTCCGCCGCTGCTGCTGTTCGCCCTAGGGACGGGGCTGGTCAACGGCCTGGCCGCCGACGCGGTCATCCGCCACCTGCGCGGCCATCGGGCGTTTGCCGGCGACCAGGGGAATCGTTCGGCATGAGCGGGAGGGATCTGCTATACTTCGGTTCGATTCTCAGGGAGTGAACCATGCTGCGTTACGTTCTGCCGACAGCTCTGCTGATCCTTTGCCTGGCCGCTTGCGGTCCCGTGGTCCGCGGT encodes:
- a CDS encoding NusG domain II-containing protein, coding for MALKAVWARMTSLDRLVFAVLVTLALLLLLATLLLPSGRTVLVERDGRIVFRAPLDTPRQVSIDGPLGTTRLVLDGAGVRIAESPCPHKVCIGMGRIDRAGEWLACVPNHILVRVTGDGEAGERDYDLISR
- the rimO gene encoding 30S ribosomal protein S12 methylthiotransferase RimO codes for the protein MTYKVALVSLGCPKNLVDAEVMLGHLPPERYQIITEEAKADIIIVNTCSFIREAKEESIQTILEVADYKEKGRCRLLAVTGCLPQRYREELAAELPEVDLFMGTGDAPRIAALLDEALAGKGGQLAAVGLPDFLYDHSTPRVKSSPHYSAYVKIAEGCANHCSYCIIPQLRGTLRSRSIDSVEEEVRRLVAQGVKEINLIAQDVTAFGAERNDGGNLVALLRRLVRIDGVHWLRLLYAYPDGIDDELIDLIAGEEKICNYLDIPLQHIDDAILSRMNRRVGEAETRELIERIRRRIPDVTLRTSFIVGFPGESEAQFEKLLAFVREGHFERVGVFRYSREEGTPAATLPDQIGERVKKSRYSKLMKAQARVSFRKNRALVGRIEPVLVEGYSEETDLLLQGRSIRQAPDVDGLVYITAGNANVGDIVPLRITDSSEYDLIGEICEDD
- a CDS encoding Gx transporter family protein; translated protein: MTSSAADPERLRKSRREVFLALFIAQAVALHTFEYLLPSPAPWFRLGFANILTLVALFLFDAGGAWTVALSRILVSSLLLGRFLTPGFFLSLSGGVLATAIMILARRLAGDRLSPIGVSLLGAAGHAFGQLLCAWLLLVRHAGLWTLFPPLLLFALGTGLVNGLAADAVIRHLRGHRAFAGDQGNRSA
- a CDS encoding FAD:protein FMN transferase, giving the protein MRTTELPSPAMRVRRFSACLLLLVLVLLLTAGCRDRRPEPVRRTRMLMGTIVEVVAFGDRKPTLAAIDRALDEMARIEELMSPRRPGSDLARLAAARDFVTLSPETARLLRLSLAINRRSGGAFDPTLGALKRLWDIEGEHPAVPDEAALRRALALTGPDRLLLDGDRARVAAPGVGVDLGGIAKGYAIDRAAAVLRQAGITHASINAGGDLRLIGDRFGRPWRIGIQHPRRQGEMLAILELEDAAVVTSGDYERYFMADGKRYHHIFDPATGRPARGCQSVTVVAGDAVRADALATAAFVLGPKRGLELLRREGVEGVLVAADGRTLVTEGLKGRIQWR